One segment of Carya illinoinensis cultivar Pawnee chromosome 1, C.illinoinensisPawnee_v1, whole genome shotgun sequence DNA contains the following:
- the LOC122303645 gene encoding dirigent protein 24-like yields MLPTSHSKHNFLALFLFSLHEPKMGKLSLPTTATFRASICLSLLLITIGCANSARVLDEVDPIPPVLPDLPQLANPATTTIPNVTPQVGPTTTLPSDQVPATPMADDTEPTLPESEVPDIDVAPQPDPEEPDTTSTPIVGMAPVASPTTTAPVVPTAPVTATAGAIVAKPAGSETPTLSFFVQDILGGTHPLARVVTGIITNTQINGLPFSKPNSNIFPLTGGIPLANTNLNGIINNNNLPFIASLNGVGPQASTVIQNGANNGVVNGGNNLPFVTAGQLPSGLTLQKLMFGSLTVIDDELKEGHEMDSAVVGKSQGFYLASSLDGTSQTIALTVLLHGSGGGDHDQVVEDTISFFGVHRTASHESQLSVVGGTGKYENAKGYATVETLHPEDQQTTDGVDTILQFGVYLSD; encoded by the coding sequence ATGCTCCCCACCTCGCACTCAAAACACAATTTCTTGGCTTTATTCCTCTTTAGCCTTCACGAACCCAAAATGGGGAAACTTTCCCTTCCCACTACTGCGACGTTCAGAGCCAGCATCTGCCTCTCGCTCCTGCTCATCACCATCGGGTGCGCCAACTCAGCCAGGGTCCTTGACGAAGTGGACCCAATACCCCCTGTCCTCCCCGATCTACCCCAATTAGCCAATCCTGCCACAACAACTATCCCAAATGTAACCCCACAGGTGGGTCCAACTACGACACTGCCAAGTGACCAAGTCCCAGCCACCCCCATGGCAGATGACACGGAACCAACACTACCTGAATCCGAAGTCCCCGATATTGACGTGGCACCACAACCGGATCCTGAAGAACCCGACACCACTTCAACACCTATTGTTGGAATGGCACCAGTAGCTAGTCCCACCACCACAGCCCCAGTTGTACCAACAGCACCTGTTACCGCTACAGCCGGTGCCATAGTGGCAAAACCTGCTGGATCAGAAACCCCTACGTTGAGCTTTTTCGTGCAGGACATCTTAGGTGGCACACATCCATTGGCCAGGGTGGTCACTGGGATCATAACCAACACTCAAATCAATGGCCTTCCTTTCTCTAAGCCCAACAGCAATATCTTCCCACTTACCGGTGGGATCCCATTGGCAAACACAAACCTTAATGGTATTATCAACAACAATAATCTTCCGTTCATTGCTAGCCTCAACGGCGTCGGTCCCCAAGCCTCCACTGTCATCCAAAATGGAGCCAACAACGGTGTCGTTAACGGCGGAAACAACCTACCCTTTGTCACTGCCGGCCAACTACCATCCGGGCTCACACTCCAGAAGCTCATGTTCGGATCACTGACGGTAATTGATGACGAGTTGAAGGAAGGCCACGAGATGGATTCCGCTGTGGTTGGCAAATCGCAGGGGTTTTACTTAGCGAGCTCCTTGGACGGGACGAGCCAGACGATCGCGTTGACAGTGTTGCTGCACGGTTCTGGTGGTGGTGATCACGATCAGGTGGTCGAGGATACGATCAGTTTCTTTGGCGTGCATCGAACGGCGTCGCATGAGTCTCAACTTTCGGTGGTTGGTGGGACGGGGAAGTACGAGAATGCGAAGGGGTATGCTACAGTCGAAACACTTCACCCGGAGGATCAGCAGACCACGGACGGCGTCGACACAATCCTACAGTTCGGTGTTTACCTTTCGGACTAG
- the LOC122301225 gene encoding dirigent protein 18-like: MAKLPSMLVIPCLLFLFMAIVNHSSSARTIGNPTPTHHTHYHKITFLMRDVLNVSHPSSRPATTKVTGQLPFQKPLGLFPPNGAIPLLGSDPMIPSTGLSTQTLDLSSIGLSFPARATLQELEFGTVTVIEEEIFKGSSNSMSPILGKAQGIYVASSEDGSSHMIAMTVYFAGTDFKDGLRFFGVHQTDVAESQIAIIGGIGKYNGANGYATIKAVGAGSHADRDAKGSNKLLLFNVYLS; the protein is encoded by the coding sequence ATGGCCAAGCTTCCCTCCATGTTAGTCATACCCTGCTTACTCTTTTTATTCATGGCCATCGTCAACCACTCATCTTCTGCTAGAACCATTGGCAATCCAACACCAACCCATCATACCCATTACCACAAAATTACATTTCTAATGAGAGATGTGCTCAATGTGAGTCACCCTTCATCAAGACCAGCAACCACCAAAGTCACTGGCCAGCTTCCCTTCCAAAAACCATTAGGCCTTTTCCCCCCTAATGGAGCAATCCCCCTACTTGGGTCCGATCCCATGATTCCGAGCACTGGATTGTCCACTCAAACGCTTGATTTATCGAGCATTGGCTTATCTTTTCCGGCTAGAGCTACTCTTCAAGAACTGGAGTTTGGGACCGTGACAGTAATAGAGGAAGAAATATTTAAAGGTTCGAGCAACAGTATGTCCCCAATACTTGGAAAAGCACAAGGGATATATGTGGCTAGCTCAGAGGATGGCAGTAGCCACATGATAGCGATGACTGTATATTTTGCTGGTACTGACTTTAAGGACGGATTGAGATTTTTTGGGGTGCATCAGACTGATGTTGCAGAGTCTCAAATTGCAATTATTGGTGGCATTGGGAAGTACAATGGAGCAAATGGCTATGCAACAATTAAAGCCGTGGGTGCAGGGTCTCATGCTGATCGGGATGCAAAAGGATCCAATAAGCTTCTTTTGTTCAATGTATATCTGAGTTAG